A section of the Ignavibacteria bacterium genome encodes:
- the narH gene encoding nitrate reductase subunit beta, whose protein sequence is MNVRSQISMVFHLDKCIGCHTCSIACKNIWTDRKGTEYMWWNNVETKPGTGYPTKWEDQEKYRGGWEKKNGSIKLKSISKSRTVTDIFHNPSMPSMDDYYEPWTYKYEDLFNSPEGSDQPTAIPISMVTGEYINVEAGPNWDDDLGGSPVYAENDPNLQGLTAEQRQQLFAIERLVFFYFPRICNHCLNPACVASCPSGALYKRGEDGVVLIDQKRCRGWRQCIAACPYKKSFYNWSTGKSEKCILCFPRLETGQAPACFHSCVGRIRYLGVLLYDADKIEEIANSPNESLIDAHRSMILNPNDPEVIKYARLNGVHDSVIESAQISPIYKFVKEWKIALPPHIEFRTLPMLFYVPPMSPVMANKNDD, encoded by the coding sequence ATGAATGTAAGATCACAAATATCAATGGTATTCCACTTGGATAAATGTATTGGCTGTCATACTTGCAGCATCGCATGCAAAAATATATGGACCGATAGAAAAGGCACCGAGTACATGTGGTGGAACAATGTTGAAACTAAACCCGGCACAGGTTATCCAACAAAATGGGAAGACCAAGAAAAATACCGCGGCGGTTGGGAAAAGAAAAACGGTTCGATTAAACTGAAATCCATTTCAAAGTCCCGTACTGTAACGGATATTTTTCATAATCCTTCAATGCCGAGCATGGATGATTATTACGAACCGTGGACATACAAGTACGAGGATCTGTTCAATTCTCCTGAGGGGAGCGACCAGCCGACAGCGATTCCAATTTCTATGGTGACAGGCGAATACATTAACGTTGAAGCCGGTCCAAATTGGGATGACGACCTTGGCGGTTCACCTGTTTATGCCGAGAACGACCCAAATTTGCAAGGACTGACAGCAGAGCAAAGACAGCAGCTTTTTGCAATTGAGAGACTGGTCTTCTTTTACTTCCCGAGAATATGCAATCACTGTTTGAATCCGGCATGTGTTGCTTCGTGTCCATCCGGTGCGTTATACAAAAGAGGTGAAGATGGGGTTGTCTTAATTGATCAAAAAAGATGCAGAGGATGGCGTCAGTGTATCGCAGCTTGTCCATACAAAAAATCGTTTTACAATTGGTCAACCGGTAAATCTGAAAAATGCATTTTGTGTTTCCCACGTCTGGAAACTGGACAAGCACCTGCATGTTTTCACTCTTGTGTAGGAAGAATCAGATATTTGGGAGTATTGCTTTATGATGCGGATAAGATTGAAGAAATCGCAAATTCACCAAATGAAAGTTTAATCGATGCACATAGATCAATGATCCTCAATCCGAATGATCCTGAAGTAATTAAATATGCAAGGTTAAATGGAGTGCACGATTCAGTTATCGAGTCTGCACAGATTTCTCCAATCTATAAATTCGTTAAAGAGTGGAAAATAGCACTCCCGCCTCATATTGAATTTAGAACCCTCCCAATGTTATTCTATGTTCCGCCAATGTCTCCAGTCATGGCAAATAAAAACGATGATA